In Desulfobacterales bacterium, one genomic interval encodes:
- a CDS encoding DUF202 domain-containing protein has product MSENVKKPSITNELARERNRAAADRTLMAWIRTAIAMIGFGFGVGKITDVLEKQNRTMPDESIHSGMIFGEAFITLGVLSLLAAIIQYGRILKRIDNPQYVYMPTRALPMITAIALLAIGMFAFVAILL; this is encoded by the coding sequence GAGTATCACCAATGAGCTTGCCCGCGAACGGAATCGGGCGGCTGCCGACCGCACCCTGATGGCCTGGATCCGGACGGCCATTGCCATGATTGGTTTTGGATTCGGTGTTGGCAAAATTACCGATGTGCTGGAAAAGCAAAACCGGACAATGCCGGATGAATCCATCCACAGTGGCATGATTTTTGGTGAAGCCTTTATTACCCTCGGTGTCCTCAGTCTGCTGGCGGCCATCATCCAATACGGGCGAATTTTAAAGCGAATCGACAACCCGCAATATGTGTATATGCCGACGCGTGCTCTGCCGATGATAACGGCCATCGCGCTGCTGGCAATCGGCATGTTTGCTTTTGTTGCCATTCTGCTATGA